In the genome of Chaetodon auriga isolate fChaAug3 chromosome 15, fChaAug3.hap1, whole genome shotgun sequence, one region contains:
- the LOC143332603 gene encoding multidrug and toxin extrusion protein 1-like: MSFLIGFISMVFCGHLGKTELAGVALAIAVINVTGISIGSGLASACDTLISQTYGSGNLKRVGVILQRGVLILLLACFPCWAVLINTQPILLAVRQSPEVARLSQLYVKIFLPSLPAAFMYQLQGKYLQNQGIMWPQVISGAAGNVLNAIINYIFLNVLDLGVAGSAAANAISQYSLAVFLFMYICYRGLHKATWDGWSRDCLQEWGLFIKLAIPSMLMHCLEWWLYEIAGFLAGIISEVELGAHSIVYQVAVISYMFPMGFSVAASVRVGNALGCGNTEQAKLSGKISLICASIFSCFIGVCLGVSKDVIGYIFTTEKDIIERVAALMEMYSFMHVADAAAAVTAGIVRGAGKQMIGALCNLVGFYFVGFPIGLALMFPVKLGILGLWLGFLICVSIQAVFFTIYLCKVNWRKTTEEALVRAGVSITERNKIFGIENKALDCDEKEGHIKTSRSSSLSPAEGKLEVLDGQQTTDDMALSVRQLVVRRGLTVLLMFVILAAGVLISELLTRLLELEK; the protein is encoded by the exons ATGAGCTTCCTGATCGGCTTCATCAGCATGGTGTTCTGCGGTCACCTGGGGAAGACGGAGCTGGCAGGGGTGGCGTTAGCCATCGCG GTAATAAATGTCACAGGTATTTCCATCGGCAGCGGTTTGGCATCAGCGTGTGATACTCTCATATCTCAG ACTTACGGGAGCGGTAACCTAAAGCGTGTAGGAGTGATACTCCAAAGGGGAGTTCTGATTCTGCTCTTAGCTTGTTTCCCCTGCTGGGCCGTCCTCATTAACACTCAGCCCATTCTTCTGGCTGTCAGGCAGAGCCCAGAGGTCGCCAG ACTCTCCCAGTTGTATGTGAAGATCTTTTTGCCGTCTCTGCCA GCTGCCTTCATGTACCAGCTGCAGGGGAAGTATCTTCAGAATCAG GGCATCATGTGGCCTCAGGTGATATCTGGAGCTGCGggaaatgttttaaatgcaaTAATCAACTACATCTTTCTCAACGTTCTGGATCTGGGGGTCGC TGGATCTGCCGCTGCCAATGCCATCTCTCAGTATTCCTTGGCTGTGTTCTTGTTTATGTACATCTGCTACAGAGGACTGCACAAAGCCACCTGGGACG GGTGGTCAAGAGACTGCCTGCAGGAGTGGGGTCTTTTCATCAAACTGGCCATCCCCAGCATGCTGATGCATTGTCTGGAGTGGTGGCTGTATGAGATTGCAGGGTTCCTGGCTGGCATCATCAGTGAGGTCGAGTTGGGAGCTCACTCTATAGTTTACCAAGTGGCTGTTATTTCCTACATG TTTCCAATGGGTTTCTCTGTCGCTGCCAGTGTGCGCGTTGGAAACGCTCTTGGTTGTGGGAACACAGAGCAAGCCAAGCTGTCCGGCAAGATCTCCCTCATCTGTGCAT ctattttctcatgtttcattgGAGTTTGTCTTGGTGTGTCTAAGGATGTGATTGGTTACATTTTTACCACGGAAAA AGACATTATTGAAAGGGTGGCTGCTCTCATGGAGATGTACAGTTTCATGCATGTTGCCGATGCCGCTGCG GCTGTGACAGCAGGTATTGTCAGGGGGGCAGGGAAGCAAATGATTGGCGCTTTGTGTAACTTGGTGGGCTTCTACTTCGTTGGGTTCCCCATTGGATTGGCTTTGATGTTCCCTGTCAAACTGGGCATTTTAG GGCTGTGGTTAGGGTTTTTAATCTGCGTTTCGATACAGGCCGTATTTTTCACAATTTATCTGTGCAAAGTAAACTGGAGGAAAACCACTGAAGAG GCGCTGGTAAGAGCAGGAGTCAGCATCACAGAGAGGAACAAGATCTTTGGGATAGAAAACAAGG CCCTGGACTGCGATGAGAAAGAGGGCCACATAAAGACCAGTCGATCCAGTTCTCTGAGTCCAGCAGAGGGTAAGCTGGAAGTGCTCGACGGTCAGCAGACTACAGACGACATGGCTCTGTCAGTCAGGCAGCTGGTGGTGCGACGTGGCCTCACCGTGCTTCTCATGTTCGTCATCCTCGCTGCTGGAGTCCTCATCAGTGAGCTGCTCACCAGACTGCTCGAATTAGAGAAGTGA
- the tmigd1 gene encoding transmembrane and immunoglobulin domain-containing protein 1, with amino-acid sequence MKLMFSILFHLLLYCAAQAAGVHILSGTDVTTDGVIETELDSTVSLVCQNDSIYNPQDGEELVWLRNGEVVSLKDENKKVRSSVCVTPIIHEDNGAIFTCHLSTNTTVTASVTLNVTYPPQLSGSEDVSVEEEAELVLLCDIWANPPVSSVSWTLNGSEVDLLAGGFTVTTDGFTSTLSANKAEKEFHEGTYQCLANSPKYGEKKKLFHVTLTGKTIKFPLYPMITGLVVVCLTAILAIASRWKRIVKCCTK; translated from the exons ATGAAGCTGATGTTCAGTATTCTTTTCCATTTGCTCCTGTACTGTGCAGCCCAGGCAGCAG GAGTCCACATCCTGTCTGGCACAGACGTCACCACTGATGGTGTCATAGAGACAGAGCTAGACAGCACCGTGTCTCTGGTCTGTCAGAATGACAGCATCTACAACCCTCAGGATGGTGAAGAGTTGGTCTGGCTCAGGAATGGTGAAGTCGTCAGTCTGAAGGATGAAAATAAGAAGGTTCGCAGCAGCGTGTGTGTCACACCCATCATCCATGAAGACAATGGTGCCATTTTCACCTGCCATCTGAGCACAAACACCACAGTTACAGCTTCAGTCACCCTGAACGTCACAT ATCCGCCACAGCTCTCAGGATCAGAGGACGTTTCAgtagaagaagaggcagagctAGTCCTGCTGTGTGATATCTGGGCCAATCCACCAGTCTCATCTGTGTCTTGGACACTAAATGGAAGCGAAGTGGATCTATTAGCAGGTGGCTTCACAGTGACCACTGATGGCTTTACAAGCACGCTATCTGCCAACAAAGCGGAGAAAGAATTCCATGAAGGCACATATCAGTGTTTGGCAAACTCTCCCAAGTacggagaaaagaaaaagctcttCCACGTCACATTAACAG GAAAGACCATAAAGTTCCCACTGTATCCCATGATAACGGGGCTGGTGGTTGTGTGCCTGACTGCAATTCTTGCCATTGCTTCACGGTGGAAGAGAATTGTAAAG TGCTGCACCAAATAA
- the slc47a1 gene encoding multidrug and toxin extrusion protein 1: MPFVTTIFCGHIGNAELAGYALASATLNVTTVATGYGLTVTCDTLISQTFGSKNMKRVGVILQRGSLILVLFCLPCWGVLINSYNLLRILHQEDEVARIAHLYVMMFLPAVPAMFLHNLQVAYLQNQGIIMPQLYTAAAANVFNLMANYVLINSLELGVVGSAIANSLSEIAICLLLYGYIRWKKLHQMTWGGWSTDCLQEWGSFMKLAVPSLCMVCFEWWIWEVGGFLAGVLGEVDLAAQHILVEVGAIMYMFPLGIHAATCVRVGNALGAGNTARAIVTCKVVLVLSVLLAVMQGIVIVSSKSVMGYIFTSDERIVAIVSETLTVYTFVQFFDSLLCVCSGILIGSGLQQIAALSNLVGYYFIGLPVGIALMFSAQLRILGLWLGLLICSSLEVGFLLVLISKLNWKKVTHKAQQRAGKKVVAIPKRPTSTILNETMVPDISDGTNTAQVVGEEAPKTDGYCQVNTEDQELKTRHEAEGNNTNAGGTDGDAEQSKNTSNTKPPALLSVTQLTLHRGLTVLVALLCLLIGVAFHIGFPIPEPSAQSRANFTLNWANASTPTPLTPLDLTPNL; this comes from the exons ATGCCGTTTGTTACCACCATATTCTGTGGTCACATTGGCAATGCAGAACTGGCTGGATACGCGCTGGCCTCAGCG ACCCTTAACGTGACCACCGTTGCAACAGGCTATGGCCTTACTGTGACTTGTGATACGCTCATTTCTCAG ACGTTTGGCAGTAAGAACATGAAACGTGTGGGAGTAATTCTCCAAAGGGGTTCGTTGATCCTGGTGTTGTTTTGTCTGCCCTGTTGGGGTGTTCTCATCAACTCTTACAACTTACTGCGCATCTTGCACCAAGAGGATGAGGTGGCAAG AATTGCCCACCTCTATGTGATGATGTTTCTACCAGCTGTTCCA GCCATGTTCCTGCACAACCTGCAAGTTGCCTATCTACAAAACCAG GGGATCATTATGCCTCAGCTGTACACGGCAGCAGCAGCGAACGTTTTTAACCTGATGGCGAACTATGTCTTAATCAACAGCCTCGAGTTGGGTGTCGT tggatcAGCAATTGCTAATAGCCTCTCTGAGATTGCCATCTGCCTGCTGTTGTATGGATACATCAGATGGAAGAAGCTCCATCAGATGACATGGGGAG GTTGGTCTACTGACTGCCTGCAGGAGTGGGGCTCCTTCATGAAGCTGGCTGTTCCCAGTCTCTGCATGGTCTGCTTTGAGTGGTGGATCTGGGAGGTTGGAGGTTTCCTTGCTG GTGTGCTTGGTGAGGTGGACCTTGCTGCCCAGCACATTTTGGTGGAAGTAGGAGCCATAATGTACATG TTTCCTCTAGGCATCCATGCAGCTACATGTGTGCGAGTTGGGAATGCTCTGGGGGCTGGGAACACCGCCAGGGCCATAGTCACTTGCAAAGTGGTCCTGGTTCTTTCAG TACTGCTTGCTGTGATGCAGGGTATTGTCATCGTTTCCTCTAAATCCGTCATGGGCTACATATTTACCTCTGATGA AAGGATTGTGGCAATCGTCTCAGAGACCCTCACAGTCTACACATTTGTTCAGTTCTTTGATTCACTTCTG tgtGTTTGCTCAGGGATTCTTATCGGATCTGGGTTGCAGCAAATTGCTGCCTTGTCCAACCTGGTGGGTTACTACTTCATCGGGCTGCCAGTGGGAATAGCTCTGATGTTTAGTGCCCAACTCAGAATATTAG GCTTGTGGCTGGGCCTCTTAATATGTAGTTCCCTTGAGGTGGGTTTCCTCCTTGTTCTAATCTCCAAACTCAACTGGAAGAAAGTCACGCACAAG GCTCAACAGCGAGCTGGAAAGAAAGTGGTGGCGATACCAAAGCGACCTACAAGTACAATACTGAATGAAACGATGGTGCCTGACATCTCTGACGGCACCAATACA GCACAGGTGGTTGGTGAAGAAGCCCCTAAAACAGATGGCTACTGTCAGGTCAACACCGAGGATCAGGAGTTGAAGACGCGTCATGAGGCCGAGGGCAACAACACAAATGCAGGAGGGACTGACGGGGATGCTGAGCAGAgcaaaaacacttcaaacaccAAACCTCCAGCATTGCTTTCTGTCACTCAGCTCACCCTCCATCGGGGCCTCACTGTCTTGGTTGCACTTCTTTGTTTGCTCATAGGTGTTGCTTTTCACATTGGGTTCCCTATACCAGAACCCAGTGCCCAGAGCAGGGCCAACTTTACCCTGAACTGGGCAAATGCCTCCACTCCTACACCACTGACTCCACTGGACCTGACCCCAAACCTCTGA